GTGATTTCTAGGAAATATTGTTCTGGGAAGGGATCAGGCTTGATGGTGTCTAGGACAGGACTGATGATTTCTGTCAGGTCTGCCGTGTCATTCAAGGTAATTCCTTCAGGTTTGTCTACAAAAATACTGAGAATCATGTCACTGCCAATCTTTCCATACTCGATATCCACGAGTTCGAAAGGTGCTTGGATGACAGGTTCTACAACTTCTCTGACTAATTCTACGATTGTTGCGATTGCGTCCACCTCCTCATAAGCAAGAGGCGAAGATATTTCCCCGCCTCTCTTTCTCATATTCTTACTATCAGTATAGCACGTTTGTCAATTTATGTAAAGCATTAGCACTCAAACAGCTGGTTTTCAAGCTATTTCTTAAAATTCTGCCTCAACTCGGTAGATCACTTGACCTTTGCTGGAGAATTTTTGCTCATATTCTGTCATGACATTGCCTTCAAAATCACTGGCATGCAAGTCTAGCCAGACGCCATTGAGCTTCATCCCATACTGAGAAAAGCTCACTAGACTGTACTCAAACAAGCCACGATTGTCTGTCTTGAAATGGATTTCCCCATTCTCAGGCAAGATGCGCTTGAAGGTATCCAAGAAACTCTTGTAAGTCAAACGACGTTTTTCATGGCGTTTTTTAGGCCAGGGATCTGAAAAGTTTAGGTAGAGACGATCAATCTCACCGTCTTCAAAGTAGTCAGTCAAATCTGAACCATCTACCCACAGCAACTTGATGTTGGGCACTCCAACTTCAAGCACCTTGTCCAAGGCATAACTCAATACCGACTTTTGAATATCAATCCCGATGTAGTTGATGTCAGGGTTTTGTTTGGCCATTCCTGATACGAAGGCCCCTTTCCCACTTCCAACCTCAACATGAATAGGATGATCATTTCCAAACAAGTCTCGCCATTTCCCTTTTGCTTCTAAGGGATTGAGGACCACATACTGAGGATTGGCCTCTAGTAATTCTGTCGCCCCTTTACGATTTCTAACTCTCATCTCTTCTTTCCATACTTGTCACGGAAGACGCGCAAGGCGTAAATCTCCCGGTTTACATTGTCTAAATCTTGATTTTCAGAGTATTTGGCAATCTGGTTCAAGTAAGAATACTGACCATACCAATACAATTTATCTAACACTGTCTGATTGTACTTATAGCCGTAGTCTCTCAACCATTGGCGCCACTGATGATCTGGAATGTAGTGGCATAGCAAATGCGCCACATCAAACATACGATCCGTCAGACGAACCGAATCCCAATCCACTAGATAAACGAGTCCACTCTCTGTCTCAATCCAATTACTATGACGAAGATCTCCATGCACAATCGTTGCATGGTCTTCCCTAAAACCTGGAACCGTCTTACCTAACTCAGCAATCACACTGTTCAAATAGTGGTTCTGCTTCAAGATTTCTGGAACTCCTTGCTGCCAAGAACGTAGCAAATCAACTGGTGTTTCCATGGTATATCCCAAACGGCTCAACTGCTTCATCAAGGGACGCGAGCGGTGAAGGCGGTTCAAGATATTAATAATCTGCTTGCGATTCATATCGTAAGGGGTCAAGATTTTGCCCGTCAGCCATTCCTGAGCGCACATATCACGGCCATCTGGCAAACGACGAGTCCATAGTAATTGAGGAGCGATTTGTTCTCTGGCTAGGCCAGGTAGGATTGGAGAGGTGTTCATTTTTACAAAGACGCGCTTCCCATCAGGGTAGCTTCCCATATAAGCTTTGCCGCTCTTCCCAGGGATAGGGGTCAGCGTTAGCTCATTATCACCCAAGTCCATTTCTTTCCTCCGTATAAAGTTTCCTTACTATTCTACTAGTTTTTGGTCTATTCGTCAACCAATCTTTTTAGTTGGTAAGGCAAATAAAACAATTGTAGGAAGAGACTAGCCCCTACAAGAGCCAACAAGGCTATTTTCTCTTGAAAAACCACTGCTCCGACCAGTAATTCTAACAAAAGAACTGCACTTCCCACACCGACTACAATCTGTTTCAACCCTTTCTCCTTCTCCCCTTTTTCTAGTGGAAAGAGCTGGGTCAAGTATTGGTAGTCAAAGGCATGATAGAGGGCCAGTAACTGAAAGAGCAAGAGGTAGTTAAATAGAACCACCACTGCTGTCGCAATCCAAGATTGCTCGATAAAGAGCAAAGCTAACAAGGATAGGAGCAAAAGACGCAAACTGAGGGCAAAGAGGTCTCCATTTCGCAAGTAAGAACGGAGATAGAGGTTTTGCCAAATCTTGCTCGGCACTTTCTGAACTGCTTTAAGGATGAAATCCAGATAAGCGCGACGTTTGACACTATTTGAAACGCCCTTGACCTGAGTAAAGAGAGCAAAGAAACGAAGCAAAACTTGCTTGCGCTTGCTTTCTTGGGCAATGACATAATCCCAATCCAGCCCAGTTTCAGTGAAAAATTTGCTGGCTTTTTGGCGAAAAAGGAGGTATTTCCCAGCTCCTAATAAAAGCACATAGACGAGAAAGACTGGCAAGCCATAGCCCATGGCTAAAAACAAGGGTGCAAACAAGAGTAAA
The sequence above is a segment of the Streptococcus oralis ATCC 35037 genome. Coding sequences within it:
- the trmB gene encoding tRNA (guanosine(46)-N7)-methyltransferase TrmB is translated as MRVRNRKGATELLEANPQYVVLNPLEAKGKWRDLFGNDHPIHVEVGSGKGAFVSGMAKQNPDINYIGIDIQKSVLSYALDKVLEVGVPNIKLLWVDGSDLTDYFEDGEIDRLYLNFSDPWPKKRHEKRRLTYKSFLDTFKRILPENGEIHFKTDNRGLFEYSLVSFSQYGMKLNGVWLDLHASDFEGNVMTEYEQKFSSKGQVIYRVEAEF
- the ccrZ gene encoding cell cycle regulator CcrZ, with product MDLGDNELTLTPIPGKSGKAYMGSYPDGKRVFVKMNTSPILPGLAREQIAPQLLWTRRLPDGRDMCAQEWLTGKILTPYDMNRKQIINILNRLHRSRPLMKQLSRLGYTMETPVDLLRSWQQGVPEILKQNHYLNSVIAELGKTVPGFREDHATIVHGDLRHSNWIETESGLVYLVDWDSVRLTDRMFDVAHLLCHYIPDHQWRQWLRDYGYKYNQTVLDKLYWYGQYSYLNQIAKYSENQDLDNVNREIYALRVFRDKYGKKR
- the rimP gene encoding ribosome maturation factor RimP; the protein is MDAIATIVELVREVVEPVIQAPFELVDIEYGKIGSDMILSIFVDKPEGITLNDTADLTEIISPVLDTIKPDPFPEQYFLEITSPGLERPLKTKDAVAGAVGKYIHVGLYQAIDKQKVFEGTLVSFEEDELTMEYMDKTRKKTVQIPYSLVSKARLAVKL
- a CDS encoding ABC transporter permease, with the translated sequence MKDLFLKRKQAFRKECVGYLRYVLNDHFVLFLLILIGFLAYQYSQLLQDFPENHWPILLFLGIVSALLLAWGGIATYMEGPDKLFLLVSEEEVKSYLKGQTVSSLVFWTIVQTLFLLLFAPLFLAMGYGLPVFLVYVLLLGAGKYLLFRQKASKFFTETGLDWDYVIAQESKRKQVLLRFFALFTQVKGVSNSVKRRAYLDFILKAVQKVPSKIWQNLYLRSYLRNGDLFALSLRLLLLSLLALLFIEQSWIATAVVVLFNYLLLFQLLALYHAFDYQYLTQLFPLEKGEKEKGLKQIVVGVGSAVLLLELLVGAVVFQEKIALLALVGASLFLQLFYLPYQLKRLVDE